In one Nicotiana sylvestris chromosome 8, ASM39365v2, whole genome shotgun sequence genomic region, the following are encoded:
- the LOC138875228 gene encoding uncharacterized protein, with the protein MHSGTCYLELPICYGCGMRGHIQRHYRASRQGVGRGTAQPSSQAAATSSAPSPARGTPAPAGCGASRGGAQSSEGPYRFYAMSGLQTAEASPDVVTCILTVQSHDVYALIDPGSTLSYVTPFVAIGFGIESNQLHEPFLVSTPVTG; encoded by the coding sequence ATGCACtcagggacttgctatctagagttacctatatgctatggatgtgggatgaggggtcatattCAGAGACATTATCGTGCATCCCGCCAGGGAGTGGGTAGGGGCACAGCTCAGCCATCCAGCCAAGCAGCTGCTACATCTTCAGCCCCCTCCCCAGCTCGAGGTACCCCAGCACCTGCAGGGTGTGGTGCATCTAGGGGTGGTGCGCAGAGTTCAGAAGGACCCTATCGGTTTTATGCTATGAGTGGTCTCCAGACTGCAGAagcttctccagatgttgttacatgtattctgactgtccaatctcatgatgtgtatgcacttattgaccctggttccaccttgtcctatgttaccccttttgttgctatcGGATTCGGGATAGAGTCGAATCAACTTCATGAGCCCTTTTTGGTGTCTACCCCAGTTACGGGGTAG